From Paenibacillus sp. V4I7, one genomic window encodes:
- a CDS encoding chondroitinase-B domain-containing protein, with amino-acid sequence MGKGKKAGIVMLLVSLFLAMIPFSGFAADAKLSVAASGVTASADDGNVPANTVDGNLTTRWSASGDGQWIKYDLGSVKKVSFIKIAFLNGDTRTSNFDIQVSTDNVTFTTVHANVTSSLNTSLQVFDFPDVDPVRYVRIVGHGNSVNTWNSYTEVEIYGDTSASASVDTKFSVPGSSVTASADDGNVPANTVDGSLTTRWSANGNGQWIKYDLGSSVKVAFIKMAFLSGDTRTSSFDIQTSTDNVNFTTVQSNVTSSLNTSLQTFDFPDVTPVRYVRIVGHGNSVNAWNSYNEVEIYGVAPVIPGVPVSTSGELTSALSSASAGTTIVLANGTYTQTGPFVLSNKNGTAGSPITIKAANPGQAIISGGASLQIQNSSNVVIEGLKFTNAGNTALLLDGSNNIRVTRNQFALQATGGTLIWLQVSGVNSHHNRIDHNDFGPKSDTDPLIAYQGDGNGNISQYDVIEYNYFHDVGPWVANGKETIRLGLSGISLSNGFNTIQYNLFENCDGEPEIVSVKSSNNTVRYNTFKTSKGGLTSRHGHNNSFYGNFFLGDGVETEQAGIRIYGNDHKIYNNYMEDLTANVIILDNGNYDGGTGGYPTNPTADDLRAQWKIYRAQVVNNTIVNSTTGIVVGSSKTYPTQDSKVANNIVRNSTGTLYDEVVTTNTIFEGNIGFGSTVSNNSSRTAAQIWGTNPLLTTVNGLQKLSSSSPAINAALGIYTYVTEDMDGEARSTPDIGADERSSSTSFGKHPLVASEVGPNAP; translated from the coding sequence ATGGGAAAAGGAAAAAAAGCAGGCATTGTTATGTTATTGGTTAGTTTGTTTCTTGCCATGATCCCTTTTTCAGGTTTTGCGGCGGATGCTAAATTGTCGGTCGCGGCTTCTGGCGTGACTGCGAGTGCGGATGACGGGAACGTACCTGCCAATACGGTGGATGGAAACTTAACGACCCGCTGGTCTGCAAGTGGTGACGGGCAATGGATCAAGTACGATTTGGGCTCCGTTAAAAAAGTGTCTTTCATTAAAATCGCTTTCCTAAACGGGGATACGAGAACATCGAATTTTGATATTCAAGTGTCTACGGATAATGTTACTTTTACGACGGTTCATGCCAACGTGACAAGCAGTTTGAATACAAGCCTGCAGGTTTTTGATTTTCCGGATGTAGACCCCGTCCGTTATGTACGGATTGTTGGACATGGAAACTCCGTAAACACTTGGAACAGCTATACCGAGGTAGAAATTTACGGGGATACTTCTGCAAGCGCTTCCGTAGACACAAAGTTCTCCGTCCCCGGGTCTTCCGTGACCGCTAGCGCGGATGATGGGAATGTGCCTGCTAATACGGTGGATGGAAGCTTAACCACACGCTGGTCTGCTAACGGCAATGGGCAATGGATCAAGTACGATTTGGGTTCGAGTGTCAAGGTCGCCTTCATTAAGATGGCATTTTTAAGCGGGGATACAAGAACTTCCAGTTTTGATATTCAAACTTCCACCGATAACGTGAATTTTACAACGGTTCAGTCTAACGTGACCAGCAGTTTGAATACAAGCTTACAGACTTTTGACTTCCCTGATGTAACGCCAGTCCGTTATGTGCGTATTGTTGGACATGGAAACTCCGTCAACGCATGGAACAGTTATAATGAGGTAGAAATCTATGGTGTTGCTCCTGTTATTCCAGGTGTTCCTGTATCCACATCAGGGGAGTTAACTTCGGCCTTAAGCAGTGCAAGTGCCGGTACCACGATCGTACTTGCGAATGGGACTTACACACAAACAGGCCCTTTCGTCTTGAGCAACAAAAACGGCACAGCAGGCAGCCCTATCACGATCAAGGCCGCTAACCCAGGGCAAGCGATTATTTCTGGCGGAGCTTCTCTCCAAATTCAAAACTCGTCCAATGTCGTTATCGAGGGGCTTAAATTTACAAACGCTGGAAATACAGCCCTTCTCTTAGATGGATCCAATAACATTCGAGTGACTCGAAATCAATTCGCACTACAAGCAACTGGAGGTACCCTAATCTGGCTTCAGGTTAGCGGAGTCAATAGTCATCATAATCGAATCGACCATAATGACTTCGGTCCCAAGAGCGACACGGATCCTCTAATTGCCTATCAAGGCGATGGTAACGGGAACATCTCTCAGTATGACGTCATCGAATATAATTACTTTCATGATGTGGGTCCATGGGTTGCTAATGGCAAAGAAACGATACGCCTTGGATTATCGGGAATCTCATTGTCCAATGGGTTTAATACCATCCAGTATAATCTGTTTGAGAACTGCGATGGCGAACCCGAAATCGTTTCTGTGAAAAGCAGTAATAACACGGTTCGATACAATACCTTTAAGACTTCTAAAGGCGGACTCACCTCAAGACATGGTCATAACAACTCATTTTACGGAAACTTTTTCCTTGGCGATGGTGTAGAAACAGAACAAGCAGGAATCCGTATTTATGGAAACGACCATAAGATATACAACAATTACATGGAGGATCTTACTGCTAACGTCATTATTCTTGACAATGGTAATTATGATGGAGGTACGGGCGGGTATCCCACGAATCCAACGGCTGATGACTTGAGAGCGCAGTGGAAAATTTACCGAGCGCAAGTCGTCAACAATACGATTGTTAACAGCACGACGGGAATTGTTGTTGGTTCCAGTAAAACATATCCTACTCAGGACAGCAAAGTGGCTAATAATATCGTGAGAAATTCCACCGGTACCCTGTATGATGAAGTTGTGACGACCAACACCATATTCGAAGGGAATATTGGGTTTGGCAGTACAGTAAGCAATAATAGTTCAAGGACGGCTGCCCAAATCTGGGGAACAAATCCGTTGCTTACAACTGTAAACGGGTTGCAAAAATTGTCCTCTAGCAGTCCGGCGATAAACGCTGCACTGGGAATCTACACTTATGTGACAGAGGATATGGATGGGGAAGCACGTTCCACTCCGGATATTGGAGCAGATGAACGGTCTTCAAGCACGTCATTTGGGAAACATCCGTTGGTGGCATCAGAGGTAGGACCGAATGCGCCATAA
- a CDS encoding transporter suffix domain-containing protein, translated as MKKLGIALLIVSGLALLSALTIPFFVHTGRGMAGWIAGLLIVSEIAFWTGGIILGKEVARKYRQYLNPKNWSRKQKKSSDDGE; from the coding sequence TTGAAAAAACTGGGTATTGCGCTGCTGATCGTCTCAGGGCTTGCTCTATTGTCGGCTTTAACGATTCCATTCTTCGTTCATACCGGAAGAGGGATGGCTGGTTGGATTGCTGGTCTTCTTATTGTTAGCGAGATTGCGTTCTGGACAGGCGGCATCATTCTAGGTAAAGAAGTGGCAAGAAAATATAGACAGTACTTAAATCCTAAAAACTGGTCACGAAAACAGAAAAAGTCGAGTGACGATGGAGAATAA
- a CDS encoding DUF6509 family protein yields MFTMTSYTVELVKDPFGILTGQRYEFLIDIEVEEDDELYSESGLYIRAIYSVEEEKSGIMKYELYEKTTQLYLDFDLEDDEVAAVEAFCKEHVHEGNE; encoded by the coding sequence ATGTTTACAATGACAAGTTACACCGTGGAATTGGTGAAAGATCCATTTGGTATATTGACGGGGCAGCGATATGAATTTCTCATTGATATTGAAGTTGAGGAAGATGATGAGCTTTACTCCGAAAGTGGATTATATATTAGAGCGATCTATAGCGTGGAAGAGGAAAAGTCAGGGATTATGAAGTATGAGCTATACGAGAAAACGACGCAACTCTATTTGGATTTTGATCTAGAGGATGATGAGGTTGCCGCCGTAGAAGCGTTTTGCAAAGAGCACGTTCATGAAGGAAATGAATAA
- a CDS encoding aldo/keto reductase family protein, which yields MQYRKLGNSGLKVSEISLGSWLTYGGYVGEDPAVRSIEQAYDLGVNFFDTANVYERGEAEKVMGKALASYPRESYVLATKVFNTMGDGPNDRGLSRKHIKEQAEASLRRLNADYIDIYYCHRYDPETPLEETLRALDDLVTQGKVLYIGVSEWTPAQIVEAYAIADKLLLDKLIVNQPIYNLFNRYIEKEIIPLGEAKGFGQVVFSPLAQGLLTGKYRAGQPIAADSRASSKNWSDKQLNEASLNKVAQLSGIADELGIKVSQLAIAWILRQNNVASALVGASRPEQVVENCAASGIRLTEDVLQKVEEILKG from the coding sequence ATGCAATATCGCAAACTCGGTAACAGCGGTCTCAAAGTCAGTGAAATCAGTCTTGGGAGTTGGCTCACATACGGCGGTTATGTCGGGGAAGATCCTGCTGTTCGTTCTATTGAACAAGCTTATGATTTGGGTGTTAATTTCTTTGATACAGCTAACGTATATGAACGTGGTGAAGCAGAAAAAGTGATGGGCAAAGCACTCGCCTCCTATCCACGGGAATCCTATGTTCTAGCTACAAAAGTTTTTAATACGATGGGCGATGGTCCTAATGATCGTGGTTTATCTCGCAAGCATATTAAAGAGCAGGCCGAAGCCAGTCTACGTCGACTGAATGCGGATTACATCGATATTTACTATTGTCACCGTTACGACCCTGAAACTCCGCTTGAAGAAACTTTGCGTGCCTTGGACGATTTAGTCACACAAGGCAAGGTGCTCTACATCGGTGTCAGTGAATGGACGCCTGCTCAGATTGTTGAAGCTTATGCAATCGCAGACAAGCTGTTACTGGATAAGCTCATTGTCAATCAACCGATCTACAACCTTTTCAATCGTTACATCGAAAAAGAAATTATCCCACTTGGCGAGGCTAAGGGATTCGGTCAGGTTGTTTTCTCGCCGCTTGCACAGGGGCTTCTTACAGGCAAATATCGTGCAGGACAACCCATCGCAGCCGATAGCCGAGCAAGCAGCAAGAATTGGAGCGATAAGCAATTAAACGAAGCTTCATTGAATAAAGTGGCACAATTATCTGGAATCGCCGATGAGCTTGGCATCAAGGTTTCTCAGCTGGCAATTGCTTGGATTCTCAGACAAAACAATGTAGCAAGTGCCCTCGTTGGCGCTAGCCGACCAGAGCAAGTCGTTGAAAATTGTGCAGCTAGCGGCATCCGCTTGACGGAAGATGTGCTACAAAAGGTGGAAGAAATCCTTAAAGGATAA
- a CDS encoding DUF1304 domain-containing protein, with protein MLASLFVGIVAIEHIYILILEMFLWTTPRGLKAFGMTKEQAQETKSLAANQGLYNGFLAAGLVWGLVHPDASMGRSIEIFFLICVIIAALYGGATAKKSILLVQGLPAVIALLFVLT; from the coding sequence ATGTTAGCGTCCCTATTTGTTGGCATCGTAGCCATAGAGCATATCTACATTCTAATTTTGGAAATGTTTTTATGGACGACACCTCGTGGATTGAAAGCCTTCGGCATGACGAAGGAACAAGCCCAGGAAACCAAATCACTTGCTGCTAATCAAGGTTTATACAATGGATTTCTTGCGGCTGGTCTTGTTTGGGGGCTCGTTCATCCTGATGCATCCATGGGTCGTTCCATTGAGATCTTCTTCTTAATCTGTGTCATTATTGCTGCCTTGTATGGCGGGGCAACAGCCAAGAAGTCAATTTTACTGGTACAGGGGTTGCCCGCTGTTATCGCTCTTCTTTTTGTACTTACATAA
- a CDS encoding GGDEF domain-containing protein, translating to MNVVDLLFGDLASLLSNAIIVVIVALMFVISLRLFLDRRKKGYRSMTISLVFVGIHYLLQLYFTLSNMDTSLTAYMLLMLKIISFLLINMGIYQLYNRTNRKQYIFFYGLMIMGFVVSILHFSVPNMYTGTHEQVRLLQDIGLELYVFVLIFLCFYTIPPYIGQQVKYQMALTVYFFIQSVHLVNAYMYGNVQPLLSIAANVLPIIYYFLLFMLLFERVVELMQAIYNSSITDGLTRLYNRKFFYNRVAQYVGRHLPVYILFSDIDNFKKLNDTQGHQMGDDVLKQVALIMKEEAEECGIAGRYGGEEMVVMVTDPSVKMDAFAERVRSRIEKETIVTASIGYSKYKNGLSAEELIKQADEAMYRAKTSGKNKVVKYA from the coding sequence ATGAACGTTGTTGATCTGCTTTTCGGTGATTTAGCTTCATTATTATCGAATGCCATTATCGTTGTCATTGTTGCCCTTATGTTCGTGATCTCGCTTCGATTATTTCTAGACCGTCGCAAAAAAGGCTACAGGTCAATGACCATTTCACTAGTTTTTGTAGGCATTCATTACCTTCTCCAGTTATATTTCACACTTAGCAACATGGATACAAGTTTAACTGCGTACATGCTGCTAATGCTTAAAATAATATCCTTCCTACTTATTAATATGGGGATCTATCAATTATACAATCGTACGAATCGTAAACAGTACATATTCTTCTATGGCTTAATGATTATGGGGTTTGTCGTTTCTATCCTTCATTTCAGTGTGCCAAATATGTATACCGGCACGCATGAGCAAGTTAGATTGCTTCAGGATATTGGTCTCGAACTCTATGTATTTGTACTGATCTTTCTTTGTTTCTACACGATCCCACCGTACATCGGCCAACAAGTCAAATATCAAATGGCACTGACGGTTTACTTTTTCATTCAATCTGTCCACCTTGTAAATGCCTATATGTATGGGAACGTTCAGCCTTTGTTATCTATTGCAGCCAATGTCTTACCGATTATTTATTATTTTTTATTGTTTATGCTGCTGTTTGAACGTGTTGTAGAGCTTATGCAGGCCATTTATAATTCATCCATAACAGACGGGCTTACACGTCTATATAATCGCAAATTTTTCTATAACCGTGTTGCCCAATATGTTGGAAGGCATTTGCCTGTGTACATTTTGTTTAGCGACATTGATAATTTCAAGAAGTTAAATGATACCCAAGGTCATCAGATGGGGGACGATGTGCTCAAGCAGGTTGCCCTGATTATGAAAGAAGAAGCCGAAGAATGCGGCATTGCCGGCCGATACGGTGGCGAAGAGATGGTCGTCATGGTGACAGATCCTAGTGTCAAAATGGATGCCTTTGCAGAACGCGTTCGCAGTCGAATCGAGAAGGAAACGATTGTTACCGCAAGTATCGGCTACAGCAAGTATAAGAATGGCCTAAGCGCCGAGGAACTCATAAAGCAAGCGGATGAAGCTATGTATCGGGCAAAAACAAGCGGCAAAAATAAGGTAGTGAAGTATGCCTAA
- a CDS encoding glycosyltransferase family 4 protein — MNILQALFFPPEQPGGVSSMVPYILDRFNKKGWEMELFSLPKRIRGKGTEEVEFVTFDWRKYAGNPIVDKYIQTYKDYVWWTKLRISKKYDIIHAHHPIAALAMKQIYPETPVILTIHSSFERELILNGRIQENGVEHQFLTQIYGELEARVDQMITVSNSFKQYMAEYVQDSERIGVIPNGFDEKRFRPISHENPVTQFITVCRLVPAKGLDTLLIACGELKKRGHPFVLHIIGDGPSREELEKLAIQHNIYDETIFYGYMLHPEEFMPFFDVFVLPSRAEAFGSVFAEAALCWLALIGTDVGGIAEQIEHGHNGLLVPVGDAMALSHALEKVVIDPTFRYNLARTAWEKAKKTYSLNRVLRQLKSVYESYQVAVQPNDDDSADSEKS, encoded by the coding sequence ATGAACATCTTGCAAGCATTGTTTTTCCCCCCGGAACAGCCGGGTGGGGTGTCATCCATGGTTCCCTATATATTGGACCGTTTTAATAAAAAAGGCTGGGAAATGGAATTATTTTCGCTACCTAAGCGAATTCGTGGCAAGGGTACTGAGGAAGTGGAGTTTGTCACTTTTGATTGGCGGAAGTATGCCGGAAACCCGATCGTTGATAAATACATTCAGACTTACAAGGATTATGTTTGGTGGACGAAGCTGAGAATTTCCAAGAAGTATGATATCATCCATGCCCATCATCCGATTGCTGCGCTTGCCATGAAGCAGATTTATCCGGAAACACCCGTCATCTTAACCATTCACTCTAGTTTTGAAAGAGAGCTTATTTTGAACGGACGCATTCAGGAGAATGGCGTGGAGCACCAATTCCTGACTCAAATTTACGGGGAGCTTGAAGCGAGAGTCGATCAGATGATCACGGTTTCTAACTCGTTCAAGCAATATATGGCGGAGTATGTGCAGGATAGTGAGCGGATTGGCGTTATTCCAAATGGTTTTGACGAAAAGCGTTTTCGTCCGATTTCACATGAAAATCCAGTTACACAGTTCATAACCGTTTGCCGCTTAGTGCCTGCTAAAGGGCTCGATACGCTGCTGATTGCTTGCGGAGAGCTGAAAAAACGCGGTCATCCCTTCGTTTTACATATTATAGGTGATGGCCCCAGCCGAGAAGAACTTGAGAAGCTGGCGATTCAGCATAATATTTACGATGAAACGATTTTCTATGGCTATATGCTGCATCCTGAAGAGTTTATGCCTTTCTTTGATGTATTCGTACTGCCATCGCGCGCGGAGGCATTCGGCTCTGTATTTGCGGAGGCAGCACTGTGCTGGTTAGCACTAATCGGAACTGATGTCGGCGGGATTGCTGAGCAAATCGAACATGGACATAACGGCTTACTTGTGCCGGTAGGTGATGCGATGGCGCTTAGCCATGCTTTGGAAAAAGTCGTCATTGATCCTACTTTCCGCTACAATTTGGCACGAACTGCCTGGGAGAAGGCGAAGAAAACCTACTCATTGAACCGAGTGCTGCGGCAGCTGAAAAGTGTGTATGAAAGTTATCAGGTCGCTGTACAACCAAATGATGATGATAGTGCGGATAGTGAAAAAAGCTGA
- a CDS encoding DNA repair exonuclease, producing MKRLRFMHAADLHLDSPFKGMSALPERVRERIRESTFEALKELVALAIREQVDFVLISGDVYDLSDRSLRAQIRFQKALEQLAEQGIPTYIIHGNHDPEDGRAAKLDWPAAVHFFACDQVETISVEKPQRGVIAQIHGISYRSSAVTDNLAVKFRVGQEKVCQIGLLHTNVDGDPGHDNYAPCSKQDLLEAGMNYWALGHVHTRNVLHQQPAIVYPGNLQGRSIRETGPRGCYIVDMSEDGRAELTFHALDQVRWFLERLSVAGLQTEQDLKDRLGEQLERIRAEAEGRDAVVRLVLEGRSAVHGLLRKGRALQELTAELREEEAERSRFVWVESIEDRTASELDLEALLQEKSFLGDLLRYSAALQVDDEALALFASEALAALQSLPQAAGDPAAAEPERLREWLRAAQELAADLLSADGGGHG from the coding sequence ATGAAACGACTGCGGTTTATGCATGCCGCCGATCTGCATCTGGACAGTCCGTTCAAAGGCATGTCGGCGCTGCCTGAACGGGTTCGAGAGCGAATCCGAGAATCGACGTTTGAAGCGCTCAAGGAACTTGTGGCCTTAGCGATACGAGAGCAGGTAGATTTTGTACTCATTAGTGGGGATGTTTATGATTTATCCGATCGTTCCTTGCGCGCTCAAATTCGTTTCCAGAAAGCACTGGAGCAATTAGCTGAACAGGGAATCCCTACTTATATTATTCATGGAAATCATGACCCGGAGGATGGACGTGCCGCGAAACTGGATTGGCCGGCAGCAGTCCATTTTTTTGCGTGCGACCAAGTGGAGACGATTAGCGTGGAAAAGCCGCAGCGCGGCGTCATTGCCCAGATTCATGGCATTTCCTATCGAAGCTCGGCGGTAACGGATAATTTAGCTGTCAAATTCAGAGTAGGCCAAGAAAAGGTATGTCAGATCGGCCTTTTGCATACGAATGTTGACGGTGATCCCGGTCATGACAATTATGCCCCTTGCAGCAAGCAGGATTTGCTTGAAGCGGGTATGAACTACTGGGCGTTAGGACATGTACATACAAGGAATGTGCTTCATCAGCAGCCAGCGATTGTTTACCCAGGGAACTTGCAGGGCCGAAGTATTCGGGAAACAGGACCACGTGGGTGTTACATCGTCGATATGTCTGAGGATGGACGAGCTGAGCTAACCTTTCATGCGTTGGATCAGGTTCGTTGGTTCCTAGAACGGCTGTCTGTGGCAGGCTTACAGACAGAACAGGATTTGAAAGACCGGCTAGGGGAGCAGCTCGAGCGGATTCGGGCAGAGGCGGAAGGCAGAGATGCTGTCGTCCGTCTTGTTCTGGAAGGCCGCAGCGCGGTGCATGGCTTGCTGCGCAAAGGTCGGGCTCTGCAGGAGCTGACCGCCGAACTGCGTGAGGAGGAAGCAGAGCGGAGCCGCTTCGTCTGGGTGGAGTCGATCGAGGACCGAACGGCTAGTGAGCTCGACCTCGAGGCCTTACTGCAGGAGAAGAGCTTCCTTGGCGATCTCCTGCGGTATTCGGCTGCGCTGCAAGTCGACGACGAAGCGCTTGCTTTATTTGCAAGCGAGGCGCTGGCCGCGCTGCAAAGCTTGCCGCAAGCAGCCGGTGATCCGGCTGCGGCGGAGCCTGAACGGCTGCGCGAGTGGCTGCGCGCCGCACAAGAATTAGCCGCGGACCTGTTGTCCGCGGATGGGGGGGGACATGGATGA